From the Argentina anserina chromosome 3, drPotAnse1.1, whole genome shotgun sequence genome, the window CTCTGTCATAGCCTCATAATACAATCTCCCTCTGTAGGCCACAAGGTCAGCATAGTACACTGGCGGGACCAAAGATACAGGTTTTGTGCACCTTGCAAAGGTAAAGCACAGGTCATATATAAGCTTCTGCAACTGGTCAGACGTAAAGCAGTGTTCATCCCAAAGAACATGGTAGTGTGTCGGCTTGCTTGTACCAAGGCTTCCATAGTGACTGCAGAGGTAGAAGTCAAACTCGAATGGGTGCACAATTGTTGTGTCCACAACAGTTCCTGGAGATACATTGGAACTCCCATTCTCCTGAAACAGCCGTGTGTGATGCCGTTTCTGAGCAACAATCACAGTGATGGTTGGAAAATAGTTTATGGTTCCCAAAGCCCTCTTCAGATCTACCAGCTCTTCATTAAGTACCATATCAAACTGCCCCTCAGATACTCCATCTCGAAAAACAACAATTTTTTCAGGCTtgactttatttatttgatgatAAGATTCAACAAGCTCCAAAAGCATGTCTCCAAAATTCGATATGCTCTCCTTACGATGGTACTGCGGTCGAACTCGTGCAGCATAACGATTCACAGCAGGCCAGTTGATGGTGGCAACTACAGCTGCTATGGATGGGCATGTTGTGTTCTTAGCTGCAGGATGATTAACGTCAGCCCCCACAAACATGACAGGGCCAGCACCCTCAAAGAGAGGGAGCCGGTCAATCAGCTCTACATTACTGCCGCCAAGCTTCGCATTGATCTTCAGTGCAAGATTTGCAAGAAACTGGTCACTGGCTTTGGTGGCCATCTTTGACAAGCAGCACTGCGTCACTATACCAATTTGAGTCTCACAAATCCACTTCAAATATTTATAACCATTGTCTTTTCTGGACATCACACAAACAAGTAGTTGTAAGTGGCCCTTGCCTTGCCGGAGCACCTTCCCATTAACAGTTTCAAGCAATTCCCAAAGCATGTTAACACTAGAAAATGGTCTCATTGAAGCCTCTTCATAGATGAGAGGTTCTTCCATTTTCATTCCCAATTTGTTGCATCGAGCGATGAGCTTTGGGATGAATTGATAAGGGTCCAGTTTGTCCCGATCGAAACTGCTAAAATTAATTACCGCCCAGCGAGCTATCGGTTTTCCTTCTACTAATGACTTGCCAACTAGATTCCAGTGACATTTCTCACCGTCTACTGTTACCTTAGTCACCTTGCCCCCAGAACCACCCAACTTCAACTCAGGTGGACCAATGACACGCCCTATCACTTGTGTCATATTCATGTTGACTTCAATTCCAAAATTCTTCATAATGCCGCCACTGACAGAAACACACAGAATCAGTATCAGGCCGAATATGCAATGGAAGTTAAGTTGCAGAATATAGTCATAACctaaatttctgtttttgttgatAAAATGTTGATGACTTAATTTTCTTAAGATAGGAAAAACTACTAGCATGTTTATGGTATACAAGAACAAACTCCTGCCTTGCTGCCCTTAAAAAGATCCTCAGACCAACAATAAGAATGCAGAACAATAGACATGCCACATTTCATAAACGGCAAGAACAAAAGTTGGAtttcaataaatatataatattaatatatatatataagctgcTGATCAAAATGAAAAGGACATAACCTATATATTTACTTACCCACAAGGTCCATCTTCCGACCGTACCATGTTGCGTATGTTGGCCTCTCTTACACTTGGTGAAGTCAATGACATGTTCTTCAACATAATTGCAGCATTTTTGCCCAAATGATCCTTGGGGTACCTCTGCCCTTCAGCCAAGACACAGAATTCCAAAGGTGTATCATTCCTCCTACCATTTTTCCCCAAATCCAAGCAAGgaatatttttgtattttatatcTTGGTATTTGTCTCTGAAATAATCAACGAGTCTAAGCCTCGTCGGTGGAACCCGGCCATCAAGATCAACAGCCTCAAATGTAATGTCCCCTGCATTCCTATCAGTTAGCCCCTTGATGACATACTTCTGCTTTGTCGGACGATGAGTCACAGTAACTTTCAATTCCCTCAATACATTCTCAACATCCCTCCTAAACCTCGAGAAATCATTTAAAGAAAAACCCCAAATCTTTTCATGCAGAAAATCTATAACTGGTATGCGCTTATGAAATGCCAAAACTGAGTAATCCAGACACATAGCAGGACCCTGGGAAGTGAGCCTTAAACTATGCTGAAACCCTCTAAATGCAGCAGTACCTTGTCCAAGGTCATCACCAGGGTTAAATTCAGTAGGGTAAAAAGAACGGCCAACAGGAATCAAGCGTCGAGTAGGATTCTCCTTCATCACTAAATCCATCCCCTGCATTATATCACGAGGGATAGATAACAGCTGACGACCTAGGTACTCTTTCAACTTGCAAAGCTTGAGCTCGTTTACAAATTTGATGGTAACTATATACGAACTTAAGCGTGTGCCTTCTTCCCCAGGAACCTCCACCCTAAACTCTCCAGTGGGTAATGTCACAGCACTGAAAATGTTCTTCTCACCATCATAGGCAGTCATCAATAATGGAAATCCTGAAGGATTATCAGCTGACATCTTGTTTCTTATGGCAGCAAGATCAGACTTCATAACTTTAACTGGTCTCCCATTCCTTGTAGCATTCACTGGTTTGACATTAACATCATAGTGCATTATAGTACTCTGGGGATCATACGAGACATTGAAGAAATTCGCACGAAGCCCAACAGTTTTAACAAATGCCGTGCCTCCATTATCAGGTCGTGCCACAGGCGTCTTTTTCTCTGCACTGTTCAATGAAGATGGAGAAGTTGTCTGCTTTGAAATTCTCATCAATTGCACTCCAGAACCACCAGTTTCTGCGTTAAACAAATCGGAAAGTATGATCAGTAATATCTCCTTGTAGAAAAAACACTTGCTAAGAACTTTCAGCACAAATGAAAGACGATTCCAGATCCAATTAACCTCTCAGTAAATTTAATCAAACactgaaattcatcataaGCAAAACTGAATAGAAATCCAATCACTTACCCCAACAAATTCCTCATattaaacacaaaaaattcAACCTTTACTTTCTAAGTAAAACTACATTTTCACAGTCAAAACCTAAGTACTACAAATCATAACACACAGAATACAAATTGGGGAAAAGTGAATTGTGGATCACTAGAGTCGAATAGACCCATACCATTCTTCTTGGGAGACGGCGACGATGAAGAAGCCGGTGCCGGAGTAGTCCTCGGATACTGGCCTCGATTCTGACTCCACTGCTGCTCCTGCGGCGGCTGACCAGAGGACCTCCAAGATTGCTGATCAGACCTCCCACGCTGGCCGCGAGTCTGATTACCCCACTGCTGATCTTGCTGCCGTTGCTGACGGTTGTGACCACCAACACCTACACCACCGCCGCCATAACCgcctcttcctctctctcctcctcctccacctccgcGACCGCCATTCCCGCCGCCGTATACCACGTCAGCATAACCGCCAGTTCTCCCTCCTCTGTTACCATAACcgcctctccctctctctcctcctcctccgtaGTTCCCTCTCCCACCACCGCCGTAACCGCCGCCCCTACCTCTCTCCATTGATCCAATTCCGATTAGTCTCACTGTGCTCTCGTAAACCCCAAAGGAATGCTGGGACTAGGGAAGTCTGGGTTGCGGTTACTTATAGAGAGGGCTCTCTGGGTGCAAAATTACGGTCTAGCCCTCGCGGTTGACGTCGTGGTCGCGAAGGAGTCAACTGTAGAGAGGTCGGTTGTTTTAATGGGGGGACGTGTAGGCGAagtattgagagagagagtggtGTCGTTTAGCGAGAGAATCTAGAAGGTTCGATTATGCAAAGGAGTGGGGCCCGCGTGGGAGGAATTTAAAAAGGAAAGGAATTGGCGTGCATTCAATGGCGACGGAGAAAGTGAGGGAGCGCGTATTCGTAATGCATGCCGCATCATTAAGCCCGTGAATCAAGTGGGCCTGTAAGCCCGATTGACTTAAAGTTTGGCCCAATCCGCATAAAAGTCGTTATAGGCCCGGTCTGGTGGATAGAGGGCCGGCTGGTCTATAAATCCAACCCGCCAAAAGCCCtctaattagtatatatacatataatcatacatatatatatatatgctaattaatagtatatacatatagttatatatacatttaagctaatatatataattatatattaaattaatatacACTCATAACTCATGACTAGAATTATAATAAATGACTTCTCTGTCACCACATTACTAAGAACAAAATTGATTAATATTACTAGATTAAATGTTTACATTGTTGAGCTTCTTGCATAATTAGTGAGCAATGTTATTCACTTGCATATTGTGGACATTGATGTATTATTTTTGTATGATTgtgaacaaaagaaaattaattatatcttTATATATCacatgtgaaatttgttgtttgattattatgatattatttaaaataaaacccgATAGGCCCGTCATAAATGGATGGGTTTGGATCCTAGGATAATCAACAAAGCTCGGCCCGTTGTTtttcaaaaatgaaagaaaacctAGCCCGGCCCGATCCAAGTCAATTAAGGATGGGTTGGGCTAGGTTTGAATTTCTTATTTCTCGATTTTTATTAGGAGTGGGCATAAATTCTCGTAATCCCGATCATGTCCCGTTTGATTACGGTGGGATGAGACGCGAGACGAATAATTTAAGTCTCATTTAGTCTCATCTCGTCCAATATTTTAATGGAAACTACAGATGatactaatttatgttcttaataactctcaAGTTATGACAACTTatataataatggtaaatggTAATATTTTTGAACATTATATGCAAttcttttgtttaaatttCATTGTTGAATGCtaatttgttaatgaaaaattaaaaatataggtttgtATTCAACTTCTTGGGAATGTGGGATTGTATCCggcccgtcccgtcccaattGGGATTAATCATGAGTgtaatgcattcttaaaaaccatcatctcatcccgattcaaaagagtgggacgagTCTCATCCCTTCTCGTACTCACCCCTAATTTTTATGTAAGGTATTGAATATTAGATTCGAGGTttacacaaaacaaatattgcATCTACGTGATATTTCTTTCTTAAATTATACCTCATAAATCATTACGAGATTCAATTTACACTTATAAGCACATATAGTTGTTATTTAAAAATTCAGCACTTTTGTATCAATGTGTCTTATTGAAGTAAATTGTCACTCATTTATCAGATTGTCAACACTTCTTCTTCTATAGATCGCAGCTCAACATTCTACGTTCTTTGCGTAGTTTGGAAATGATTCCTAAGCTGTTTTTGGGAGTGCTTAAGCATTTGAGAAGGATAGATTTTTGAGAAGCTATGAATTGACTAGCTGAGCACTCTTCATTCTCAACACAaatgaacaaaacaaaaaaactgaACGTGGGCCGTTTTGCACATCACCCATATATGGGAGTGGTGGGCTTGATGACCCCGAGTAATACTTTTTGTTGAACAATACTGTAGATGAGGCCATGAGGGGCTTGTACCACATTCAAACTTGTTCTTGTGCTTGTGAATACACAATTGCGTTTTCAACTTCAATCACCAGTTTGATTTTCTTGGCACTTCATGTTTGAATCTTGTTGCAACTTCTATCCATTCCTGTGCCTGACGATACCTTTGGATCTAAGATTCTGAGGTAACTAATATGTTTTTTTGATACCAGGTAACTAATATGTTAGTCTATAAGCAATAGCTTTCGTTTTAGTTCATACTTGAGGGTAGCtggtcttttcaattctttccCCCATTTTTCCTAGCTAAAATTTACACCCATATATGAAAATGTGAAGTGATACCTAGCATTTGGAGTCTCGTGCGTCACTCATTAGTACTAGCTTAAACTAGTGGTGTGGATAATCGGATCTGTAGTTGTGATAGAGCAACAAATTAACTTTGCATAGACAAAAATGTATCAAAAACCTTCACATTATTTTACAGTGCTAATATATTTTTAGGAGAACAAGCTGGTGCACATTATTGAGACCTGCCCAGTCTCAAATTCTAAACCATCCAACCttttttcttcatattttGTGTACACTTGTGGATTTGATACTAGCAAGGTTCCACTCTATGAAGAGATTAATTTCCCTCAAATGTGAATGATATGACTTAATTGAAGGTAGAGGTTTGATACATCCAGTACCCAGATGATATGTGTGACTATTCAAAAGCGCGTAAATTAGTATAGCTCGTGTATATGTTGGATGGCTCATCAATATGAATATAACTTGTATCACACACATAGATGCAAATAACAATTTTGTGACTGTTTGATATTAAGAGTTAGCTGCACTCGGTTTTGTTTATGATTGTAGATGCTTGTATCGCATTGTAATTAATTATTGTAAGATATTGAAGAAAACTACTTTTTAAATTGTTGAAGAGGATTTGATTGTCGATACATTGGCTCAAGGTACTAACCCAATTAACAAATTAAATGGATCCATTGACACCTGTATCACCGTACTTTCCAATAACAGTAGTGTGTTCATTAGAGGTATTGATCATGTTATAAAAGTAGTGAACAACTATTTTCTTGTTGACAATTACGGGTGGAAATATAGATTGTGGAATTATTTGTTGTTATAAACTCAATTGTAGAGTCAACAAAATCATGAAGTAGCATACTAACATAGATCAAACGAAATAGGTGTCAAAACTTTTTAATTGAACAATTGATCTCAAGAATTTTTGTCAGAAGTCGTTTCGATATACGATTTTATCTTGTGAATTTCATGAAGGAACTCTTGATTTATCTCAAATCCTACGATGCTACATCAAAATCCTGATTCATCATGAATCCATAACCATTGATACGGGCTAATTAAGCTAGTTGATCTCCCTTATCTTCACTAAGTGCATGCATGCGTTGGTGGTGGGAGGAGGTCTTCTCTTGATCATGTAATCGAGTGGGTAGCAATGAGTAAGTAGATATATAGCTACAGACAAGCAAGTGGTGCCAGAAACAAATGAGGAGAATAATAGAGGGAGAGAGCCAGAACCAGGCAGATTCCGTGCCCCCACATCAAGCGGCGGTGCACGGCGGAGCTGTCATGGTGGACCACCATATACCTCCAGGCACGCCGGCCGGGCCGTGGCATGTGGCCTGTGCCAACGCAGCGAGAGCCTCATTAGTCTTTGTAGGCTGATTTAGGCAAGCATGCATGTGATGTGAGCTTAAATAATGGAGGTGTAGCGCGGTGGCCGTCTCACAATTACACCTTTCACATGTCCAGATGTTGCAGTTGACCATAGAACCGCAAACCTCATTGACATTTTTTCCCTCATGTTGTTCATACAAACAACCCTAACTCTTGTTAAGAGTAAAAACAAGGAGTTACATATTCAGCATGTAGTTACAATTATTTATGTTTACAAAATCTAATTGACATCTTGAAGCTGTATAAGAATCCCACATTCGGTGCATTTCATTCAGTGCCTTTACCTTTCATGTCATTTAATTCTGTAGTTGTATAACAAATGCATCTTTCTTCCCTTCCCTCCAAGCCTTCAATGTTCACGCCTGAAAATGAAGGGAAACAGTTGAAAAGAAAGTAGCAAAAGGAAGAGCCAAATTTGCCGGGCACGACAGTTCAACATTTAAAATGAGGTGACAAAGAGTTCTGGGTTGCTCATTAGGGTTAAAAATGACAACTCATAGCTAACAAAAAAGAACAGCTGAGTACTAAGTAGTATCACTTGCAAGTTAAGCGTATCAACCACGAAAAACTCTATCTCTGGCCTGTGTTATGTGATTTTCAACCAaataaacaaatttttttttaataaaagagCTAAAATGGCAGTCCTCACACTATTGTCTTTATTAACAAAGTGGAATAATGATAACAGTTGCGTACAACACAAAAGGTCGACAATCCTCACACAAGTGGGTTTATACTTTATTTGATTGTAAGTACTCATCAACGAGCAATTTCAACCAAATAGCACATTTTGATGCCTCTCCA encodes:
- the LOC126787813 gene encoding protein argonaute 2 is translated as MERGRGGGYGGGGRGNYGGGGERGRGGYGNRGGRTGGYADVVYGGGNGGRGGGGGGERGRGGYGGGGVGVGGHNRQQRQQDQQWGNQTRGQRGRSDQQSWRSSGQPPQEQQWSQNRGQYPRTTPAPASSSSPSPKKNETGGSGVQLMRISKQTTSPSSLNSAEKKTPVARPDNGGTAFVKTVGLRANFFNVSYDPQSTIMHYDVNVKPVNATRNGRPVKVMKSDLAAIRNKMSADNPSGFPLLMTAYDGEKNIFSAVTLPTGEFRVEVPGEEGTRLSSYIVTIKFVNELKLCKLKEYLGRQLLSIPRDIMQGMDLVMKENPTRRLIPVGRSFYPTEFNPGDDLGQGTAAFRGFQHSLRLTSQGPAMCLDYSVLAFHKRIPVIDFLHEKIWGFSLNDFSRFRRDVENVLRELKVTVTHRPTKQKYVIKGLTDRNAGDITFEAVDLDGRVPPTRLRLVDYFRDKYQDIKYKNIPCLDLGKNGRRNDTPLEFCVLAEGQRYPKDHLGKNAAIMLKNMSLTSPSVREANIRNMVRSEDGPCGGGIMKNFGIEVNMNMTQVIGRVIGPPELKLGGSGGKVTKVTVDGEKCHWNLVGKSLVEGKPIARWAVINFSSFDRDKLDPYQFIPKLIARCNKLGMKMEEPLIYEEASMRPFSSVNMLWELLETVNGKVLRQGKGHLQLLVCVMSRKDNGYKYLKWICETQIGIVTQCCLSKMATKASDQFLANLALKINAKLGGSNVELIDRLPLFEGAGPVMFVGADVNHPAAKNTTCPSIAAVVATINWPAVNRYAARVRPQYHRKESISNFGDMLLELVESYHQINKVKPEKIVVFRDGVSEGQFDMVLNEELVDLKRALGTINYFPTITVIVAQKRHHTRLFQENGSSNVSPGTVVDTTIVHPFEFDFYLCSHYGSLGTSKPTHYHVLWDEHCFTSDQLQKLIYDLCFTFARCTKPVSLVPPVYYADLVAYRGRLYYEAMTEGFSLGSITSSTSASSSASSTLSGGSQDGKSYRLHADLENIMFFI